TCATTTGAAAAGAGAGAGGGAAAGATGCAAGTAGCAATGCAAGGCGCTAATTTCCCCGCACCTCCTCCCTCGAGTCTACCTGAAATACTCGTATTAGCAGTAATAATACAATCGAAATAAGTTATAACGAAAAACTACGATGATGCTGTATCTCTTGGAGTAACAATAATacatatttgaatttttcctcctttcttttttccacTCCGTCTGAAGTATTAATCGATTTTCCTCTTATAAGATTGCTGATTATCTTGGTTGAGGGTTCATGGGAGGAAAGCAAAAGACACGGAAGAAAAGAGTAGGGAAATGTACAAAAATCATTTGCCTAGGGCTCTAAACAATCCACGGTAAGCCGTACATCACAGAGTGTATGGAGTTTCTATGGATCGttattaaaattacaaaaaaaaaaaaaaaaaaaaaaaaaaaaaaattgagcctgAATATCTATCTAGTCTGATCGTCACTTGGCTACGTTCGTTACCAGTGTCCAATGAAAATacatcaatttcatttttagcgAGGAAGAGGAGAGTTCCTCTCGTTTTGACCATTTTGGAAATACGCATCGTCCACAAGAAAGAGTAAAACTGAATATCAGACGACTAGCACAATTTCTTGAGTGCATAATTTCATAACCGATTAGCTATCAGCAAAAGTGACGTCATGTACTTACAATATGCAGGGCACTCTCATCTTCGGCGGATTCAAGTTTAACAAGACTCATCTTTATGCAGAGTGCACATGACACAATCGTAGCTGATCATCAACTTGTGCATTTCAAATGATGCGCCTACTTGTTTTTGTCCTTTTTTGtgcatttctgcaattttgtTTCTAGCCTTACAAACTACATAAACTGGAATCGGGCCCGTCTACGCACGTGTCGGTGACCAAGGAAGATGCTCTAGTCATATATAGACAAATGAACACCATCAGGCGCATTGAGACTGCTGCTGGAAATTTGTACAAGGAGAAAATCGTCCGCGGATTTTGCCACCTTTACTCCGGTCAGGTACGTTTCCACATCATCAAAATATTTAAGTTATGTAACATATATAATATAATGCACATATAATTAATATGTAAAAAAAGGCTGTAAAGGCTTCCATGCTAACTTAAGTGACATCTCCTCTAAGCATGACTCAGTACTCAGCCTTTCTTTGAAAACTCGAAAGTTTATTGATTAGAAATTctgaaaatgattaaaatgataCCTTTCGTAAAAAACTGCTTTTGTAGATTCTCCTTCGTCCAAGAGGATGGGCAACACTTGCTCCGgatcgttaaaaaaaaatgataatgattCAGTCATTGATATTTGGACCACAAATGCaggttttttgtaaaatatatatcaatgtccaaagtgcgaaaccacgtatctccattgcggcgtttcaaaatgttcgctcctattttattttttctaagagCGAAAGGCCAAATTCATGGCtagaaatttatacagaatattctgctgacatctgatttctgaaatctttcagaaatttcatgaactaGTTTTCCAGGGAAACAGcaaagtaagacaggaagtcttcaGAGTCGCACCCTGGTCGGAAATGGTGTGGACCGCGGTGGGTCCAGCACAGAAATATTTCGTATTTTCAACGAAAGcgcgcactgcgtttggcgtaatgcgtgaagtattcatgcactcttgtaggcgctaatatgctcgTCGCGCCGACCTGCCGCCCgcccagcgaccgcactgtgttaagcgcaatgcgtgaagtattcctgcactcgtgtaggcgctaatatgttcgTCGCGCCGACCTGCCGGCCgcccagcgaccgcactgtgttaggcgcaatgtGTGACGTATTCCTGcgctcttgtaggcgctgaaaCGTGTTTTGGCCAGCCGGTGACCGCACaaggaagggacttttgggtcACCTTGTGTCGTTGCGCGTcgtaaacggagatacgtggatCGCACTTGTCCGTCGATATCTGAACTAATTTTTAGGGATATTTGATAAAAGTCAGTTTGATTCCTACAAAAAAGAGAGGggatcagtagcgtggcgtgaattgcgatgtatcgattgttatgccatttaaacttatggtaaagaatcgattattaaggtgttcgctgcgaacaccctgtttatcgatccttttccataggtttaaatggcataacaatcgatgtatcgcaattcacgccacgccattgaagGAATTTGATGAATAACAAAGTGAGACTAATGTCATTGCATGACTTGTAGATtaaatcactaattttgttcctttcaaaacattagacccccccccccctccaaaattACTTATAGTGAAATCTTTAATTATGCTTCAATGCAATTGCCAACGAGAATTCgtaaataattttgaatgtaCTAGCATGGAATCGAGAGAGAAAGAATAAGAAGGTTTGTACTTTCGTCAATCCAGTGTACTGACCTGATAATTGAACTTTGCAGGAAGCCTGCGCTGTGGGGATGCGATCAGCTATGCGGAAACAGGACTCAATAATCTCAGCCTACCGTGTCCATGGCTGGACCTACCTGATGGGGGTTCCTGTTTTAGGGGTCCTCGCTGAACTGACCGGGAGGAAGTCCGGCTGCGCCCGCGGCAAGGGAGGATCCATGCACATGTATTGCAAGAATTTCTACGGAGGCAACGGCATCGTTGGCGCTCAAGTATGTGTTCTAGTCTGTGTTGGAATGGTTCAATGATCAACGGTCAATGTCCTCTCGTGCCTCATTTTTCTTAGTGGACAaggaatcaatatcattccttggaaTTTACGCGGCATATCCTTCAcacagagagggaaaatcacGCATCGAGAAAAAGATATGGTTAAAATTACCATATTGTCAGTGTGTAAAGCCAAAACTGATGCACCGCTGATTGAgaaataattggaccgcgttcagcagaaaggaaccaagctacatcagttattgccaaatttaactgagcaatttaattttgtacaagagaacttttctgcgatttttttttaaaattttaaggaatttgctttctACTGTGCagaatttttactgaaatttgcaaataaatccgcacaaccgttttcatgtaagaaattaaattgcccgattcagtttggcaatagcttttgtgccttggtttctttttgcttgatgcagtccaattaatagtggtatttttaccattaagtGATAATTTTACCCTTGACAATGGTGATTTTACCATTACCTTGTTTGTAAAATCATCATTTAGTGGTGAGAGTACCACTATTATTGGATACGTTTACTTTGTATCAAGAACACTTGGAACACTTTGGAACATCTTATATGATAATTTCAACCATAGTTTTTTGTCAGCGTGGAAGTTTTCAAACGACGACGTTGACTACGTTTTCCACGAAAACTGTGAAGTATGAATAAGAAACAGTATGAATAATAATAGTATAAATATGCTTTTTTGATAGAAAGTCGGCAGCCCTGCaaaacgagatacgcggtttgagAATTTCACCTTTGATGAACACTATACTCAGGGAACTATTATTGTTGGTTTACATTTTTgttctttcgacaaaaattttATCTGAACGATACGTTTAGTGTGAGATCTAATGATAAAGTTCACAATATTCCATTAGTCAGGGAGAAATACGGAAAAAAAGGgcttaacccggaacaaattgcataacaatttattcctgtgtaaacgtcatcagtaggtcctcctgaacaacatacaaaaagtttaccacggtccgaccccggaacaccccccaaaatgacgaaaattcaaaatggcggccataaatAGGGGCCTATgggatttcggtattttaaaatgttcctatagtgtcatgtgaggtatcatttcctatgtaattttggtcgcagatttcatttctGAAGTCCAAAAAGCCcctaggtcaaagggggtgACCCAAATCCAAGttggcggccaaatttgaaatgcaagagggtcatttttcaatttttacgtgattgggcaagtgaggtgtcgtttcctatgtaattttggtcctgcatttcattaatgatgtcaaaacagctctccggtcaaagggggtgctctaaatccaagatggcggctaaatttgaaagacaggagggtgaattttttcgatttttacgtaaaaaatgagagtgaggtgtatcaattcttatgaaattttggttgtaaagaggttgttccaaaaacgccgattttggcccccccctggattcggcccaaactttgctcagatgttgtactaagtgtccccgacgcttgggcaaaatttcagccccctcggataattaggggggagggggcaggggggcaaagttgcaatttttttaaaactttaaaaatcgatatctcgcgaacggtttgagtgtaagtgttgcggtttgcgctaaaaaacgttaaaaaatattctctacaagaatattaatgctgtttgcaaggttgcgtaatttatcgcggtcataaatcgattttttcgattttgaaggttcgactttttttcgtttttcgtctctcctctccaggcgatcgttgctacgtgaatgaaaaccggttgaggtgattctccatgaaattctgcatctgctacactttgtttgaccttggggaaacgattcgttcgtgagttatagcgatttttctgcgcgttaccggttacgcgcgggcggcatatcggcggcgctccatcccgcacgggcgaggcagaggttgtttcaccgctagggccttatattcatgctgtaggctgtaattatcgatattttctcctccccccacccttcccctccaataaatattgttttaatacttcgttatacagggtgtcccagaccatccgtaacaggtctttttctcggttggtttaggtagtacgaagtgggggaccgcggggttatatagggaattgaccccaaggaatccgaatttcacggtcccgaaaccccccatgcccccccttgggaggtaggtgccccccttggggtcatgatcccaaaagtcgggagacattgtgcctcccccttttacgccccgagggtggctaggggggcctcgggaccataaaaatcggattccttggggtcgattacctgggaaatcatctttttccggagGGTCTACGTCAATTTgcgcccaaaaatgatctcttCAAAACGGGGACATCGGCCTCCTCCATAATTtccctttggtcaaaaattgacgtagattctccggaaaaagatgatttcccgggtaatcgaccccagggaatccgatttttatggtcccgaggcccccctagccaccctcggggcgtaaaagggggaggcacaatgtctcccgacttttgggatcatgaccccaaggggggcacctacctcccaagggggggcatggggggtttcgggaccgtgaaattcggattccttggggtcaattccctatataaccccgcggtcccccacttcgtactacctaaaccaaccgagaaaaagacctgttacggatggtctgggacaccctgtataacgaagtattaaaacaatatttattggaggggaagggtggggggaggagaaaatatcgataattacagcctacagcatgaatataaggccctagcggtgaaacaacctctgcctcgcccgtgcgggatggagcgccgccgatatgccgcccgcgcgtaaccggtaacgcgcagaaaaatcgctataactcacgaacgaatcgtttccccaaggtcaaacaaagtgtagcagatgcagaatttcatggagaatcacctcaaccggttttcattcacgtagcaacgatcgcctggagaggagagacgaaaaacgaaaaaaagtcgaaccttcaaaatcgaaaaaatcgatttatgaccgcgataaattacgcaaccttgcaaacagcattaatattcttgtagagaatattttttaacgttttttagcgcaaaccgcaacacttacactcaaaccgttcgcgagatatcgatttttaaagtttttaaaaaaattgcaactttgcccccctgccccctcccccctaattatccgagggggctgaaattttgcccaagcgtcggggacacttagtacaacatctgagcaaagtttgggccgaatccaggggggggccaaaatcggcgtttttggaacaacctctttcatgTCTCAAGTCAAAACAGTTCCCCTGCTTATAGGGAGTGCCCGAAATTCAAGATGGTGGCTAAATTCGAAAGGCGGAAGggtgcatttttgaagaaaaattcaccgaacaaggcaaggaaggtgACTATTCCGTGTATTTCTAGTCGACAAGTCTAAATTAAAcgtaaaagatgaattttactcATAAGTGAGACGTGTCATGCAAAcggtatgaaaataatttaataggaGCACCCAGTGAgttatttttgctcatttttaaagGCATCAATTCTCAATCAAGATGAGGACATTGAACGTGACGGATCTACTTTAGTCAATATAGGAGAAAATCTGAAAGAGCGTGCTGATTCAAATTCTGTGTCAGGCTTGTCAGGACCGTCCACCTCGGGTTTCTCCGagtttttacagttggagtcCGAGTCTTCACAACTTCTGCTCTTGCGGAGGTCCGGGCATGATATTACAAGTACACCGCATGGTGTCAAACCCTTTCTTAAAATTACACCCGAAGATTTTAATTGAGCACCGATTCCGGAGCAGGAGGCAAGTCAGTAGAAAATGGAATGAAGATCgttgttttcattcattcatcccCATTGACAAGCATCTGGATCGGCTTATCCTTCATCAATTGGTTTCGAAAGTAGTTCCTAAATTGGTGGTGCTTCATGGCTGATAATGTCGGAATTAATTTCTCTACTTGTGACGAAGATTTTTTAAGCtgctaaatttttccttgaagactGATGACATACGTCTTTGAAAGTCTCATTTTTTGGCACCAAAGAGAGgtattgttacatttttttcagctttccagTTGATTTTCTGATTCCGTGCATGTGAGAGGTCAAGTTGCAACCAGTAAACTCATTTAAGAACAGGAGTTGCTTACATAAACGTTGACAAAATCTGCGACGGATAAAAGAGATGTTAGCGATAGTTTTGGATTTAGCGTTCAATATCACTTCTAAatagcaaagaaaaattgacgcCTTTCTGatcgatttaacaaaaaaacaaataggtTCGGATCCTCTCCTGTCACAATTATGTtggtgctctagaaagctgcaacACCCTATTCAACGATATCAAGATCTGCATTCTTTCGCATGTACCACCTTACTCCATAGATTAGAAGAGTGTGCCGAATAAGGATAAGTCGCTTTTGATTAAGTCCATGCTATATCCAGTAATAggaaattggcaaaaaaaaaccgTATAAATCCTCTTgcagagattttcaaggaatgCTGAAGACGTGATATAATTGGAAACGAGTATGTTTTGtcttttgttaattttatagAGCGAACGCGCGTTTTTGAGCTAACATTTCTTTCGGAAGTactatttttctctttgttttattaaataaaatttaaacacCTAATTTAGGTTCATCGACCAAAATGCACGGAATAGTcaccttccttgccttgttCGGTGAATCCGTCACGTTCGATGTCCTCATCTTGATTGAGAATTGATGCctttaaaaatgagcaaaaataacTCACTGGGTGCtcctattaaattattttcataccgTTTGCATGACACGTCTCACTTATgagtaaaattcatcttttacgTTTAATTTAGACTTGTCGACTAGAAATACACGGAATAGTcaccttccttgccttgttcggtgaattttttttcaaaaatgcacccTTCCGCCTTTCGAATTTAGCCACCATCTTGAATTTCGGGCACTCCCTATAAGCAGGGGGACTGTTTTGACTTgagacatgaaatttacaaccaaaatttcataagaattgatacacctcactctcattttttacgtaaaaatcgaaaaaattcaccctcctgtctttcaaatttagccgccatcttggatttagagcaccccctttgaccggggagctgttttgacatcattaatgaaatgcacgaccaaaattacataggaaacgacacctcacttgcccaatcacgtaaaaattgaaaaatgaccctcttgcatttcaaatttggccgccatcttggatttgggtcaccccctttgacctaggGGCTTTTTGGACTTCagaaatgaaatctgcgaccaaaattacataggaaatgatacctcacatgacactataggaacattttaaaataccgaaatcccataggcccttattatggccgccattttgaattttcgtcattttggggggtgttccggggtcggaccgtggtaaactttttgtatgttgttcaggaggacctactgatgacgtttacacaggaataaattgttatgcaatttgttccgggtcaaaccgtatttctccctgactacatgaagtttgaatttttgtttaaaagatgTAAAGATGCCGCTCGGTGACGCTCACCAGGATTCGACGCGCTTTGCTCCATGTTGTGTAACGTTCATGTCGTTAATGAAGAGGAAATGCCGGAGCGCCTTCACTTTTTGTACAAGCAATACGCATATCcacggaacacgaatagttgcatccagccAGGGGTTAATATCAACGCGCTGTTGATCGCCGTAGACGCGCCGTCTAATCGAAaagagtatttatttttgtggaaagttatGACATttctccttgatattttcagatactttagtaAAACTTGGAGTTAAAACCATCCGAAAATAGAGAGCAAAGTATTCATGAGTTTCCAAAAGAACCTTGTTTTGTCACACGGAATGGAAGAAGTCGGACGCGAGATTTTGGACCGAAACTCGCTAATTTTGGGATTTATTTCGTCAGATTTTGAAGTTGAAGAAGTGCAGGTGCAcctcaaataaaattttacgataaaaccAAAGAAACCGCTTTTAAAATCTCAACGTTCTTCCAAAGCAAAGTAGATCAGTCTTTGATataaaaaaatgactaaaaagtTGACTGAAGAGGCAAAAATCTCTGGTGCACTGATGTTTGGGTGGTCATCGTCTTGTTTCTTTATAGGGACCTCTCGGAACGGGAGTCGCTTTTGCATCGCAGTACAAGGAGGAGGGAGGAGTATGCTTCACTCTCTATGGCGACGGAGCGGCGAATCAGGGACAGCTTTTCGAGGCCTACAACATCGCCAAATTGATGAACATTCCTGTTATTTACGTTTGCGAGAACAACGGCTATGGAATGGGCACCAGTGCTGAAAGGTCCTCCGCCAGCACCAATTACTACACCCGTGGTGATTATATCCCCGGCATATGGGTGAGTTTCAACCTATCAAGTCACCAGATTTACTGGATTTACCAGATTTGCTGAATAACTCGCTGAATCTAATAAATAATCAACTGAGTGaatcattatcatcatcatcaccaggggcggactggtagtcgaaaagttaggaggcgacttaaatgtgggggcccctcctgtcgttcgggggcccctctaagaaggtccgggagccctcccccggaaaattttgaaaatttcacactttttaaacacaattttaatcattattggAATTAAATTCTACAgttcttgaacttcaaaataacccattctcaggattcttcgggggccCCTTCATCACATAGCTCTAGGCGACCTTttatgtctcttagagacaaatttttaaggattttggggccttttagtgactgataaggataggaaaattacaacaagcagtgaactccaacacaatgtgttgataaggcgcgtcattaactcgcacatatcaacccctttggttttcatttacagagatttcaaaataggcaagtagcgcaacaagagaattcatacgatccaacacttcAACGACGTACTTTGACGAGActgtgtattgtgaatgtagaaagctattcgaacgaatttgagttttttgatctgcctgaagcaaaatcttatcagattcttgaagaaaagtgctgcggaataatttaagcgaagaaaggaaaaattctgtcgaactcctagaaaataaagtcgatttaaaaggtattttggggctaaaatacccaaatcaccggtagtataaatcccgttatattattgaaaagaaattgactcgatataaatgcaattgctttaaatatgtcttgattttgttactttaaacgtctttccatggaaagaagttcaaccatgtctatgctttattcattcatgaattgaaagtaagaaatctacatcccgaaaatctaccgatttgccgtaaaatatcgaagaaacttgatataccaggtcgatgtacccactcgttgaatttacgaatcaatttcgtgagtgcacatatgtaaaagtcattatgctatagtcattttgggtgcctttatttttcaagaaacaattaGGTACacgtaatttcaatcccgaagaaccatcaattttccgtataaaatcgataaaatcaaaatatgtccactccctgacgtgaaaataagattctacgtgtgaaaatgcttatgcatcgatatgctgaacagaatccatgtctatctcaaaatttttctcagaggtttgtgttattatcagctttcctttaaaccccggttcgatggccgaatcggctgcccaaaaagcaagccatttttgaagggttctatgagaaattcgtgatattatcggttctcaggaaatcaccccatggctaaaactggtggtataaatgtttgagtgcttaaaataatcgtatttaagaaactaaggcattaaagtatggagtcaatttctttttaataatataacgggatttactaccggtgattaagctattatagccccagaatacttttaaagcgcctttacgttctcgaatctcgacggattttttttttttttggcttaaacgactcaagagacactgtagttaaaaatataaagaattttcgatttggatttataaaaaatgtttaactcgttgaggcacactgtgtattgtatggagtactgttgCTTTTCGACCCTTGTCTTtgggtcaaaattcttacaaggaagccccttgcgagaggcgaattttttgtaattactcccaattttttttccgttatataatggaattgcttgtcaaattctgaggtcaattatatttaattgtaatttttacatttctctttttcccttcattttatttttcgtctggcgaagtttcgttgatttcttcggatttcgaatactgtaacttctcttctattcggccgatttttatgaatgagacctcttttactttgtgttttaacggagagtaagaaaaaaattgctaagtacacgcgaaacaattttttttaaaattggacgaatcctagcgtgacggtgaaatggttaatcgaGCGTAAGTAATCAGGGtcccggccgccgcgccgcctcgcacattggttccagggcccgatctaggtggcattaattaGAATATCACTGATGATGACATGTTATATATGTTTCTAGGGGTTCTTTGGGTCGCTAATTACGAATTTGAAGTCAATTTGACTGTATCATTTAGCATAAGGTGGTAAATTTGCATTTAGcttgaaaattcatacttaatactacattaataatattttaacatGGCTGAATTCCTGGACtgatatatttttcaaccttttttgatttatcatcaaaaactATCGATGAATTTACGAGGATTTGTCCtctaattactaatttttttatggggggggggggtgggcaaTGTTGTATAATTTTGTGAACCAGGAATTGGTATTATCTGGTAAAATATACCTCCTAAATGTTGTGGTTTCcctgaggaaaataaattccaGTACCAAAGAAAACTGCTTATCCCACTATTCGAGTTGTTCATACAGTGTTGACAAATCAGCGTAAGAAGAACTTTATTTGAACCTCAATGCTCGCTGATTTCTTGATTCGCCGCGCTTTAAAaccaacagaaattttgaagctttgtAATTTAATGGTACAATTATGCTATCAGAATTATTATGTTATCAGAATAACTATGAATTAAGATTCGATCTTCGtctataattcaaaaaatacatttaaattcattatacgcggcaatttaaacatacgtaacataaatattttacttgaacaAGAAGTATATTCACTCAATGAAGGAAAgcagaaaccaaaattaataacaaagtattttgaaagaaaaatgattactGTCTGTAagagcaggaaaatattcatcggtataatattttattgcgCATCAAAAAGAGTGAGGTGTCacacttgcttttttttcttttttaaacaaagttgTGAGCTTGCGATGATTTCAGAGCCTTACAAACCTGAGAGAATAAAAACACGAAGAAATCATGAACCAAGAAAGAAATAAGCATTCGTTGTTAAGTTAGAGGACATTTACTCATACAATCACGGAATAATGCGCGAGGAGTGCAGTAAGCTCCTTTTCTGTGGAACAGTGCTATGTCTATGGGCCTCTCTAAAGGTACAGACAATGTGAAAAACAATTATCTAAACGATTGAGAGGATTTAAGAACCCACGTGTTCTGTATTTTGAgccataattgtaaaatttctagtcaaaaaACGGGAACTGTCTTTagtctatgggcttctctacaggtatagacaaggtgaaaaataatcatccCAATGATTGTGAGGATTTGAGAACTCACGtgatgtgcaaaaaatgcagTCCTCAAAGATCTGGAGTCTGCAGTAGTGCAGTAAACTCCTCAGTgtgtcaattttcttcatttctcgaaggccggttttggaaattcaaagtgcgctaacctccagggacgcaagtatgcgcagaatttttttgctccgaaaTCAAGTGTAGGGTCAGCACTAACTACTACAGTCGGTCTGCACGTGTGCGAACCTACGCAGGGCCTTTATTTTGagtcataattgtaaaatttccagtcaaaaaaccggagctgtggtaagtctatgggcttctctagaggtatagacaaagtaaaaaataatcatcttaACGATTATGAAGACTTGAGAACCCACATGACCTgtaaaaaatgcagtattcaTATTCCCAAGGATCTGAGGTCTGCAGTTAGCTCCTTAGTGTgtcaattctttatttcttgaaagccggttttggaaattcaaagtgccctaacccccagggacgcaagtatgcgcagaattttattgCACTAAAATCAATTTTAGGGTTAGTACTAACTACTACAGTAGGTCTGTATGCGTGCGAACCGGCGCAAGACATTCATCGAgagccatttttgtaaaaatttgcttgGAATTAGTAGAAAATAACGCTTTGTCTAACGGCTTGTCTAGATGTATAGAAGCGTTTTTGAAAGATAGTAAGAACGTGTAAACCTTTAACATGCCTTATATTTTTGATACACCATAACAGAACACTTCACATTTGCATCTATTTCTGTGTGATGAACTTCAAATCATAGGACCTGACAGTAAACACTGAAAACTGGTGCGAGTCCGCCCAAAAGTACCTCGCGGCCTCACCTTTAGGTGCTTATCATTTCCTTATTAGTGATCCAATCTTCATGATATTTGGCCAAGTTACTCTCGAGAGTATGCACTATCAATCtgtggtgtcaaattttaatttttccaaaattcattttttcgaattaatgccacctagatcgggTCTGGGAACCAATGTGCCTCGCCGTGAGCCGAGCCGGTTCGGTTATTGTTTTCGAGAACCCGACGCTGGGGTCAGGCGCgaggggaa
This window of the Bemisia tabaci chromosome 3, PGI_BMITA_v3 genome carries:
- the LOC109036277 gene encoding probable pyruvate dehydrogenase E1 component subunit alpha, mitochondrial; translation: MFSSIQLTRNIAHLSPRTKKNGRLQLQKFLQSHGFASEASFETKPYKLHKLESGPSTHVSVTKEDALVIYRQMNTIRRIETAAGNLYKEKIVRGFCHLYSGQEACAVGMRSAMRKQDSIISAYRVHGWTYLMGVPVLGVLAELTGRKSGCARGKGGSMHMYCKNFYGGNGIVGAQGPLGTGVAFASQYKEEGGVCFTLYGDGAANQGQLFEAYNIAKLMNIPVIYVCENNGYGMGTSAERSSASTNYYTRGDYIPGIWVDGMDVLAVREAAKFAIEYATSGKGPLILETVTYRYSGHSMSDPGTSYRTRDEVQVVRQTRDPITSFKEKIINTELATPDELKAIDAEIKKEVDAANKTAKEDTEITMEEIAGDVYSNTLEPTIRNITPWNPLTHKRVGPALNLK